From the genome of Nocardia sp. NBC_01503, one region includes:
- a CDS encoding cation diffusion facilitator family transporter, whose translation MGAGHGHGHEDGHSHGHGHTHGATADSDKRWLAGALALIVLYMAGEVVVGIVSGSLALLSDAAHMLTDAASIVLALWAIRLAARPAAGRMTFGWKRVEILSAMANGATLLVLAAWLTFEAIRRLFDPPEVTGGLVLTTALIGVVVNLIATLMISRANRSSLNVEGAFQHILNDLYGFIATAIAGAVIMTTGFVQADVIATLIVVALMVQAGVSLVRASSRIFLEAAPENLDPTAIGAAMAGRDHVVEVHDLHIWEITSGSPALSAHVLVEPGHDCHAVREDLAHFLAHDHHIDHATLQVDHAQPGILALGRDKESHCEQAHGPAHSALR comes from the coding sequence GTGGGCGCAGGACACGGGCACGGCCATGAGGACGGACATTCACATGGTCACGGGCATACGCACGGAGCCACCGCGGACAGCGATAAGCGCTGGTTGGCGGGCGCGCTCGCGCTGATCGTCCTCTACATGGCGGGCGAGGTCGTGGTCGGCATCGTCTCCGGATCGCTGGCACTGCTATCCGACGCCGCGCATATGCTCACCGACGCGGCATCGATCGTGCTCGCGCTGTGGGCCATTCGACTGGCCGCGCGACCCGCCGCCGGGCGCATGACCTTCGGCTGGAAGCGCGTGGAGATCCTCTCCGCCATGGCCAATGGCGCGACCCTGCTGGTGCTCGCGGCCTGGCTGACCTTCGAGGCGATCCGCCGGCTCTTCGATCCGCCGGAGGTCACCGGTGGACTGGTGCTGACCACCGCGCTGATCGGCGTGGTCGTGAATCTCATTGCGACACTGATGATCAGCCGCGCCAATCGCTCCAGCCTGAATGTGGAGGGCGCGTTCCAGCACATTCTCAATGACCTGTACGGCTTCATCGCCACCGCCATCGCGGGCGCCGTCATCATGACCACCGGATTCGTCCAGGCCGATGTCATCGCCACCCTGATCGTGGTCGCGCTCATGGTGCAGGCCGGTGTCAGCCTGGTCCGGGCATCGAGCCGCATCTTCCTCGAAGCCGCGCCGGAGAACCTGGACCCCACCGCGATCGGCGCGGCCATGGCGGGCCGCGACCATGTGGTCGAAGTCCACGACCTGCACATCTGGGAGATCACCTCCGGCTCCCCCGCCCTCTCGGCGCACGTCCTGGTCGAACCCGGCCACGACTGCCACGCAGTCCGCGAGGATCTGGCCCACTTCCTGGCCCACGACCACCACATCGACCATGCCACCCTCCAGGTCGACCACGCGCAACCTGGAATCCTGGCGCTCGGCCGCGACAAGGAATCGCACTGCGAACAAGCGCACGGCCCTGCCCATTCGGCCCTGCGCTGA
- a CDS encoding cytochrome c oxidase assembly protein → METPLTISSLVTSWRWDTSTVVITVLIGAGYALAWATAKRRGANLPGSGRAICFGVVGLALWLYTGVGALGVYSDTLFWVRALQTLLLLYLVSFGLAAGTPLTVLREALGDTGRARMDRILHSRIVTGLTFPLVPSAAILLTPWLLYFSPWYESVLRNGVIDAVTRIALVCIGFLYFYSRLQADPLPHRYSQAVSLLITVIESLADGILGIVVWLGPILAAGYYAEVGRTWGPSQRMDQTAGAGILWLLGDVLGIPFALMLMRAWSDDEKRKAAEVDAELDAAAARAEPAANRKDSTESAAESAQQAPQSTGLWWENDPQLSQRFRRR, encoded by the coding sequence ATCGAAACGCCGCTGACGATAAGTTCTCTGGTGACTTCGTGGCGCTGGGATACCTCGACAGTGGTCATCACCGTTCTCATCGGAGCCGGTTACGCACTGGCGTGGGCGACGGCGAAACGGAGAGGCGCGAACCTTCCGGGCAGTGGCCGGGCCATCTGTTTCGGAGTGGTCGGTCTGGCGCTGTGGCTCTATACCGGGGTCGGCGCGCTCGGGGTGTACTCCGACACCCTGTTCTGGGTTCGGGCGCTACAGACCCTGCTGCTGCTCTATCTGGTGTCGTTCGGATTGGCGGCGGGGACGCCGTTGACCGTGCTGCGCGAGGCGCTCGGGGATACCGGGCGGGCGCGGATGGATCGAATTCTGCACAGCCGCATCGTGACCGGGCTTACCTTCCCGCTGGTCCCGTCGGCCGCCATCCTGCTGACGCCCTGGCTGCTGTACTTCTCCCCCTGGTACGAGTCGGTGCTGCGGAACGGCGTCATCGATGCCGTGACCCGAATCGCTCTGGTGTGCATCGGTTTTCTGTACTTCTATTCGCGCCTGCAGGCCGATCCGCTGCCGCACCGGTACTCCCAGGCGGTTTCGCTGCTCATCACCGTGATCGAATCGCTGGCGGACGGCATTCTCGGCATTGTGGTGTGGCTGGGGCCGATTCTCGCGGCGGGCTACTACGCGGAGGTGGGCCGGACCTGGGGTCCGAGTCAGCGCATGGATCAGACGGCGGGGGCGGGCATCCTCTGGCTGCTGGGCGATGTCCTCGGAATTCCGTTCGCGCTCATGCTCATGCGCGCCTGGTCCGATGACGAGAAGCGCAAAGCCGCGGAGGTCGATGCCGAGCTCGATGCCGCCGCGGCGCGCGCCGAACCCGCGGCGAACCGGAAAGATTCGACGGAATCGGCTGCGGAGTCAGCCCAGCAAGCCCCGCAATCCACCGGGCTGTGGTGGGAGAACGATCCGCAGTTGAGTCAGCGGTTCCGCCGCCGCTGA
- a CDS encoding FtsW/RodA/SpoVE family cell cycle protein: protein MGVNRFRHSSHTVGSPGRTFRGAELVLCAGAVAITAFAALILSASAGTGATTLSTLGIFAVLTLVAHLAVRRWAPSADPVLLPCVVLLNGLGLVLIDRLDHENPLAGIGAQASDAAHQLIWTGIGIGLFALLLALVRDHTAPAEYGYTCGLAGLGALLLPALLPAQYSEVNGGKSWILLHGFSIQPGEFAKVLLLIFVASFLVANRELFTTAGHRLLGMTFPRLRDLAPLLLVTAMSLLVLMYEKNLGFSLLVFGTVLAMLYIATDRVSWLIIGFAMFAIGATLAYSVFPHVRVRVEVWQDPFATYYTTGYQISQALFGMATGGLLGTGIGAGRPQEVPFAKTDFIISTIGEELGLAGLTAVLALFLILTVRGFVAALATRDAFGKLLGGGLAFSIGWQLFVVVGGVTKLIPLTGLTTPFMSYGGSSLLANYVIVALLIRISHDARTAPPPPARPAAPLAEARTQHVSRRWLGKG from the coding sequence TTGGGCGTGAACAGGTTTCGGCACAGTTCGCATACGGTCGGGTCGCCCGGTCGTACCTTCCGGGGCGCGGAGTTGGTGCTCTGCGCCGGCGCGGTCGCCATCACCGCATTCGCCGCCCTGATCCTGTCGGCCTCCGCCGGAACCGGCGCGACCACACTGAGCACCCTCGGCATCTTCGCGGTGCTCACGCTGGTGGCGCATCTGGCGGTGCGGCGCTGGGCCCCGAGCGCGGATCCGGTGCTGCTGCCGTGCGTGGTGCTGTTGAACGGGCTGGGGCTGGTGCTCATCGACCGGCTCGATCATGAGAATCCGCTGGCCGGAATTGGCGCGCAGGCCAGCGATGCCGCGCACCAATTGATCTGGACCGGAATCGGAATCGGACTGTTCGCCCTGTTGCTGGCGCTGGTGCGCGATCACACCGCGCCCGCCGAATACGGGTACACCTGCGGGCTCGCGGGCCTGGGCGCACTCCTGCTCCCGGCATTGTTGCCCGCACAGTACAGCGAGGTCAACGGCGGTAAGAGCTGGATTCTGCTGCACGGCTTCTCGATTCAGCCCGGTGAGTTCGCCAAGGTGCTGCTGCTGATCTTCGTGGCCTCGTTCCTGGTGGCGAATCGGGAACTCTTCACCACGGCCGGACATCGCCTGCTGGGCATGACCTTTCCGCGCCTGCGCGATCTGGCACCGCTGCTGCTGGTGACCGCCATGTCGCTGCTGGTGCTCATGTACGAGAAGAATCTGGGCTTCTCGCTACTGGTGTTCGGGACCGTGCTGGCCATGCTCTATATCGCCACCGATCGGGTGTCCTGGCTGATCATCGGCTTCGCCATGTTCGCGATCGGGGCCACCCTCGCGTATTCGGTGTTCCCGCACGTGCGGGTCCGGGTGGAGGTGTGGCAGGACCCGTTCGCCACGTATTACACGACCGGATACCAGATTTCGCAGGCGCTGTTCGGCATGGCCACCGGCGGGCTGCTGGGGACCGGAATCGGGGCGGGACGGCCCCAGGAAGTGCCGTTCGCCAAGACCGACTTCATCATCTCGACCATCGGCGAGGAGTTGGGGCTGGCCGGATTGACCGCGGTGCTCGCGCTTTTCCTGATCCTCACCGTGCGCGGATTCGTGGCCGCGCTCGCCACCCGCGACGCCTTCGGAAAGCTGCTCGGCGGCGGTCTGGCGTTCTCGATCGGCTGGCAGCTGTTCGTCGTGGTGGGCGGGGTGACCAAACTGATTCCGCTGACCGGTCTCACCACGCCGTTCATGTCCTACGGCGGATCGTCGCTGCTGGCCAACTATGTGATCGTGGCGCTGTTGATTCGGATCTCGCACGATGCGCGGACGGCTCCACCACCGCCCGCACGACCGGCGGCACCGCTGGCCGAGGCGCGGACACAACATGTTTCGCGCCGGTGGCTCGGCAAGGGGTAG
- a CDS encoding uracil-xanthine permease family protein gives MDLGVRWRVHGDGRTPAPGAVVRPDERLSWPRTLGLGAQHVVAMFGASFVAPVLMGLDPNLAIMMSGIATAIFLLATKGRVPSYLGCSLSFVGVAAVIRAQGGSSATVTGACLAVGAVLFLIGLAVRRFGARIIHAAMPPVVTGAVVMLIGFNLAPVTASTYWPQDQWTALLVMLFTGLAVVALRGFWSRIAIFLGLIFGYALSWLLDRVFGKIHSADGSGAVTDHWRLDLSGVAHADWIGLPQLHAPSFEWSAVLVALPVVIALVAENAGHVKAVGEMTGDNLDSELGTAIAADGAASMLSTAVGGPPNTTYSENIGVMAATRVYSTAAYWAAAGFALLFGLCPKFGAVVAAIPGGVLGGITVILYGMIGLLGAQIWTNARVDLRNPLNLVPAAAGLIIGIGNVSMKFTDTFTLSGIALGTLVVITGYHVLRLLAPAHYKIEEPLLDEGTSSYDDPTGK, from the coding sequence ATGGATTTGGGTGTCCGCTGGCGGGTACACGGGGATGGGCGCACGCCCGCGCCCGGGGCGGTGGTGCGGCCGGATGAGCGGCTGTCCTGGCCGCGCACGCTCGGATTGGGTGCGCAGCATGTGGTGGCCATGTTCGGGGCCAGTTTCGTCGCACCGGTGCTGATGGGGCTGGATCCGAATCTGGCCATCATGATGTCCGGTATCGCCACCGCCATCTTCCTGTTGGCCACGAAGGGGCGGGTGCCCAGTTATCTCGGGTGTTCGCTCTCGTTCGTCGGCGTGGCGGCGGTCATTCGGGCGCAGGGCGGCAGTAGCGCGACGGTCACCGGGGCCTGCCTCGCGGTCGGTGCGGTGCTGTTCCTCATCGGCTTGGCGGTGCGGCGGTTCGGGGCGCGGATCATTCACGCGGCCATGCCGCCGGTGGTGACCGGTGCGGTGGTCATGCTCATCGGATTCAATCTCGCGCCGGTGACCGCGTCCACGTATTGGCCGCAGGATCAGTGGACCGCGCTGCTGGTCATGCTGTTCACCGGGCTCGCGGTGGTGGCGCTGCGCGGATTCTGGTCGCGCATAGCCATTTTCCTCGGTCTGATCTTCGGCTACGCCCTGTCCTGGCTGCTGGATCGGGTCTTCGGCAAGATCCATTCGGCGGACGGCAGCGGTGCGGTCACCGACCACTGGCGACTGGATCTCTCCGGTGTCGCACACGCCGATTGGATCGGCCTACCGCAGCTGCACGCGCCCTCCTTCGAATGGTCGGCCGTACTGGTCGCCCTGCCCGTGGTGATCGCCCTGGTCGCGGAGAACGCCGGACACGTGAAGGCCGTCGGTGAGATGACCGGCGACAACCTCGACAGCGAACTGGGCACCGCCATCGCCGCCGACGGTGCGGCCTCCATGCTCTCGACCGCGGTCGGCGGTCCGCCCAACACCACCTATTCGGAGAATATCGGCGTCATGGCCGCCACCCGCGTCTACTCGACCGCGGCCTATTGGGCCGCAGCCGGTTTCGCGCTGCTCTTCGGCCTCTGCCCGAAATTCGGTGCGGTGGTCGCGGCCATTCCGGGCGGTGTGCTCGGCGGTATCACGGTCATCCTGTACGGCATGATCGGCCTGCTGGGTGCGCAGATCTGGACCAATGCCCGAGTGGACCTTCGCAATCCGCTCAATCTGGTGCCCGCCGCCGCCGGTCTCATTATCGGCATCGGCAATGTGAGCATGAAATTCACCGACACCTTCACACTCAGCGGTATCGCCCTGGGCACCCTGGTGGTGATCACCGGCTATCACGTCCTGCGCCTGCTCGCGCCCGCGCATTACAAGATCGAGGAGCCGCTGCTGGACGAGGGCACCTCGTCCTACGACGACCCCACCGGCAAGTAG
- a CDS encoding YbaB/EbfC family nucleoid-associated protein translates to MSRSGEWRFEEVARKARRVQDAVARVRGTASGEGVRVEVAADGRITRLHLADSALAQAISSAHAEALERATASAVALRRESLEDDTVVRGLRRLLETEPSDSAAAWEVSARFPASTPTAASYGTSVAAEENPYALPVAVRRRYGLA, encoded by the coding sequence ATGTCCAGGTCGGGGGAGTGGCGGTTCGAGGAGGTCGCGCGTAAGGCGCGGCGTGTGCAGGACGCGGTCGCGCGGGTGCGCGGGACCGCCTCGGGGGAAGGCGTGCGTGTGGAGGTAGCGGCGGACGGTCGGATCACCCGGCTCCATCTCGCGGATAGTGCACTGGCCCAGGCGATTTCGAGTGCCCACGCCGAGGCTCTCGAGCGTGCGACAGCTTCGGCGGTTGCCCTGCGCCGCGAGTCGCTGGAGGACGACACGGTCGTGCGGGGGTTACGCCGTCTGCTGGAGACCGAGCCGTCGGACTCCGCTGCCGCGTGGGAAGTGTCAGCCAGGTTCCCAGCGAGCACGCCGACCGCCGCGTCGTACGGAACCAGTGTCGCCGCGGAGGAGAATCCCTATGCGCTTCCGGTGGCCGTGCGACGGCGGTATGGACTGGCGTAG
- a CDS encoding multicopper oxidase family protein: MGEHLPRRGFLLGALGVGLGIAGVAHADPAPLPPPPIPIPPLPPPPITPLNYHSPALRPYVDELPIPETRVATGELAAVSGIHRYHRDLPETRSWGFGQDVLGPNLEAHRDRVARIAFRNQLGTHVLAPHVDLTMHGVTELDRTDPRFTVHLHGGANAPDDDGHPLIGWRNGGGPSFAYTNRQEAATLWYHDHAMGITRLNIQAGLAGMYYLRDEFDTGRDGNPIGLPSGEFEIPLIVQDRTFNADGSLQPMVGTYIPQGYNQSGQVGDVACVNAMAWPRLQVRRTLYRFRVLNGSNSRPYIFEFSNGMPCWAIGTDLGLLDAPAITPSIRVSPGERVDLLVDFSSFADGTTIDLINTARNDLGNTVFMVPELRPIMRFTVAGDGPPAEIPPRLRGGPGLPDPLPPLGPPESVRTMTLIGLNDDSRSAAVFPTMMSLNNLAFLSSDVDMARAGAVEQWDIVNTTPFDHPIHLHLARLRVIGRQPILTAAYWWANLPPKFGIRWAPTADPYAIGPQQGPPPWEVGWKDTVECPTDTVTRVLVHWPSVDDLGFDPDTPLTIPPGAEAIPPTGTHDMDQLSSAPEIHGYVWHCHNLDHADHDMMQQIRVMP; the protein is encoded by the coding sequence ATGGGCGAGCATCTGCCGAGACGGGGGTTCCTACTGGGAGCTCTCGGGGTGGGGCTCGGCATAGCGGGGGTCGCGCACGCCGATCCCGCGCCGCTGCCGCCACCGCCCATTCCGATTCCGCCGCTGCCGCCACCGCCGATCACGCCGCTGAACTATCACTCACCTGCCCTGCGGCCGTACGTGGATGAGCTGCCGATACCCGAAACGCGTGTAGCTACAGGAGAATTGGCTGCCGTCTCCGGGATCCACCGGTACCACCGGGATCTACCGGAGACGCGCAGTTGGGGATTCGGGCAGGACGTACTCGGGCCTAATCTGGAGGCACATCGGGATCGCGTGGCGCGCATCGCCTTTCGCAACCAACTGGGTACGCATGTGCTCGCACCCCATGTGGATCTGACCATGCACGGGGTGACCGAACTGGATCGGACCGATCCGCGATTCACCGTGCATCTGCACGGCGGGGCCAACGCACCCGATGACGACGGTCATCCGCTCATCGGGTGGCGCAACGGTGGTGGACCGAGCTTCGCCTATACGAATCGGCAAGAGGCCGCGACACTCTGGTATCACGACCATGCGATGGGCATCACACGGTTGAACATTCAGGCTGGGCTGGCCGGAATGTATTACCTGCGCGATGAATTCGACACCGGCCGTGACGGCAACCCGATCGGATTGCCGAGCGGGGAGTTCGAGATACCGCTCATCGTGCAGGACCGGACATTCAATGCCGACGGCAGTCTGCAACCCATGGTCGGTACCTATATTCCGCAGGGTTACAACCAATCCGGACAGGTCGGAGATGTGGCGTGCGTGAATGCCATGGCATGGCCGCGGCTCCAGGTGCGGCGGACGCTGTACCGGTTCCGGGTGCTCAACGGATCCAATTCGCGCCCTTACATTTTCGAGTTCTCCAATGGAATGCCCTGCTGGGCAATCGGAACCGACCTCGGACTGCTCGACGCGCCCGCAATCACCCCCTCGATTCGAGTCAGCCCGGGCGAACGCGTCGACCTGCTGGTCGACTTCAGCTCATTCGCCGACGGCACCACCATCGACCTCATCAATACCGCCCGAAATGACCTGGGCAATACGGTTTTCATGGTTCCGGAACTGCGCCCCATCATGCGCTTCACGGTCGCCGGTGACGGCCCGCCCGCCGAAATCCCGCCCCGCCTGCGCGGTGGCCCGGGCCTACCCGATCCGCTGCCCCCGCTCGGGCCGCCCGAATCTGTGCGGACCATGACCCTCATCGGCCTGAACGACGACTCGCGCTCGGCCGCGGTCTTCCCAACCATGATGTCGCTCAACAATTTGGCATTCCTGAGCAGCGATGTGGATATGGCGCGGGCGGGCGCCGTCGAACAGTGGGACATCGTGAATACGACCCCTTTCGACCACCCCATCCACCTGCACCTGGCCCGCCTGCGTGTCATCGGCCGTCAACCCATCCTCACCGCCGCCTACTGGTGGGCGAACCTGCCCCCGAAATTCGGCATCCGCTGGGCGCCCACCGCCGATCCGTATGCCATCGGCCCCCAACAGGGCCCGCCCCCTTGGGAAGTCGGCTGGAAGGACACCGTCGAATGCCCCACCGACACCGTCACCCGGGTCCTGGTCCACTGGCCCTCGGTCGATGACCTCGGCTTCGATCCGGACACTCCCCTGACCATCCCGCCCGGTGCCGAGGCGATTCCGCCCACGGGAACCCATGACATGGACCAACTTTCGAGTGCTCCCGAGATCCACGGCTATGTCTGGCACTGCCACAACCTCGACCATGCCGATCACGACATGATGCAGCAGATCCGCGTCATGCCCTGA